CTTATCTTAGACACTTTTACTGCATTGACCCTCTAGATAATATGTCACTTCATTCCTCACATGCCAACAAGTGTGACACTAGTGGTCTTCAAATGTTCACAAGCCTCCGGCCTCTTAAAACATACGGACAAGTCCAATGAGAGCTTGGTTCCTGAAAAATAGAATTACAATCAATCTTTCAAGAAAGTTTCAGGAAAAAAATAACGTGATTAAACTATGCAGTCACATGAACCAGTATTACACATCAACTCACGTTTGCTGTGtttaatctatttttatttttttatgagaactGAGATGGCGTTCAAGCTTCACAGTGTGATTTAGTGTTTTAAGTTTTGAATAATTGAAACAAATTGAGTTTAATCTCAAGCATGTAGACCATATAGAGTTGAACTCATGCACGGGGTTGAAAAACCAAATTCTGTCGTACTCAACAGTTCAatatcaaattatcaatttcaagTTAAGAAATCATCAATTTCTAGTTAAACTTTGCATCCACAAACCacttcaaatcaatttatagCTCGATTGTGCCtttatggcttttttttttttaatgaaatacaCTATCTTAGACTCTTTAGTGCATTGGCCCACTAAATGATATGCTACTTACTTCCTGCATGCCGACAAGGATGACGCTAGTggtctttaaaacaaaacaagccTCCAAAACATGTACAAGTCCCGTGTGAGCTTGGTTCCTGTGGTTCCTGACAAATAAATTAACAATCAATCTTTCGAGAAAATTTCAGAATAAGAATAGTATAATTAAACTATGCTGTCGAATCAACCGGTAATGCCTATCAACTTGTGTTTAGTGTGTTCAATCTATTTGTCATTGTATACTATATACAAGGAATAGAACCAAGATGTTATGAATTCCTCGAAAGGATACTgatgaaaatcaaatatataggTTTATTGCATTCCTTGAGATTGAAATATGAGAAATGATCTTTATATGATAGGAAAAAATATCACgtgaaaagataaataaaactGTGATTAAGGAACGGAATTGTGTGTGCAGATTCAAGACATCAATAGTTCAATTTCTTGCACCATCAAGACTTAACCCAGGCATCAAAAGTTAAATGAGTAGCAGAAACAGACTCCATCCAGGTTTTTGTTTCATTGCCAGAAGGGCTCCGAGAAACAAATTTAGCaacatgaaagaagaaaaaggaatagcAGCTTCCCAAAGTCGCAATTTAATGCTGATGATTGTAACACtgaaaacatgtttttttttcttttttttacccAAAGCACACATGGACCTATACCAATAAAAGCTTCAGCAACTCAGACCAGATTGTCCTTGAAAATCGGCAAAAAATCGATAGCACTTGGATCGTCAAATTATGTAGGCCAGTTCAAGCTCTAAATTGAAAATATCCCAAATACAATATTAAAGAAATCGTATATTCATTGGATATTCTGGAGATTTTAAGTGACCAAACAGCACTTTAAGATGACACATTTCTTTTGACTCCCCAGTCCAAAAGATGGattcataataatttgaaattgacttttcAGAAAATTTCAGAGGGGCGGCATGCATGATAATCAAGCCAaatccccaatttttttctaGCTGTTTCCAAAGCAAAGAACTGCACAATTGAGCTTTAAATATAAGTTGCTCCCAGCTTAATAAACCCAAACAAAATCATGCAAACAATCTgtgttatttttctgttttgtttcgGACAATCCTATCTCTTCTTTTGCTACAACTAGTAAGATCGCAAGAACTGCCTATTTTTGTGCATATACTCATTGACATCACTCCCAAACTTCAGACCAATTCAATCCGCAAGAGAAAACACCTCAAATGAGTTCACATATCTCCACTGGGACGAAAGCAAAATACAAGAAAGGGGATTAAGCCTGATGTAGTGGCCGGTAACACCTTTGTTCAAGCCATTGGGCTAGGATGAAGAGGACCTAACATTGCCATCAACCTCATTGAGCACTTGCGCAAGGACTCCACATCGTTGCGCTCGTATGGGGGACTTGACGAAGAAGAAGGACTCTCAGATGAAGAATAGGAGGATTGATGAACAAGAAGCAGACTTGAAAAACAAGAATTAAACCATGGAGGCATGGACCAGAAAGACCGATGAAGAGGTGAGGAGAACTTAAGAAGAAAACTCCACAAATTAGGAGAAGTGAAGAAAACTGGAGAAGAAAACTCAGTTAGGGCTTGGAAATTTGGAGCAAACCTTAAACGGAGACATTTTTGCACacaaaccttttcttttaagcTCTACACCGTGTAGGAGagtgaaatgaaaagaaagaaaaaacgcACCGAATGCAATAAACCAAGTTTTTAAACTTTAGTACAGTTCCCACCAAATGCAACCAAACCAAGTGTTCAAACCTCAGGCATATGGCTAGTCTACCGATGGGAATTTACCTCAAATGGAGCCAGGAGTTCCTCCGTCTTTCCTGGTACATGCATTTGTTCTTGTGCGCTGCTCTCTGCATGCGAAAACAATGTTGAGGGCAAAAACTCTACGTCTACTAATGTAATCCGCAGACCCTCTCCATCCTGCAAAAACGGGGGACATTAACAAACCCAGGGCATTGTATATCACCATTTTTGTAGCCTCACCAAAGGAAGTACACCTAATTACCACATGTTGGCCCTACTCAAattcaatttgacaaagaaCTGACCAGACCAATTTTAAGACTCACAAACAACCGCATTTTATCCAAGTTCTTATTTCATTGCCTTAAGGGCTCCAAGCAACAAATTTGGCAACATgaaagtagaaaaatgaattctatCTTCCCTAAGTCACCATCTAATGCTGATGATTGTAACGCTGAAAACATGCATTTTTAACCCATAGCACGAATGGTGCTGTACCAGTAAAAGCTTTAGCACCAGAGACCAGACTGTCCTTGAAAATCAGCACTCCAAAAATCAATAGCACTTTGGATCATCAAATTATGTAGGCCAGTTCAAGCTCTAAATTGAAAATATCCTAAATACAACATTAAAGAAACCGTACATTCATTGGATATTCTGGAGATTCTAAGTGAACAAATAGCACTTTAAGTAAAGATGACACCTTTATTTTGACTCCCCAGTCCAAAAGATGGATtcataataattttgaaattgacttttCGGAAAATTTCAGAGGGGCGGCATGCATGATAATCAAGCCaaatccccaattttttttagcatttttccCAAGCAGGGAAGCGCAAAATTGAGCATTAAATATAGTTGCTCCCACCTTCCTTAACCCAAACAATTCTTGAAATTATTGATGCAGCCTCTGAATTCTTTTGCTTACCTTGGGTATTTTCGGGAAACGGTAAATATTGCAATCATTTGGCAATTCGCTGGTCAATACATCAATTTGACTTTCCAACAATCGACAGCGAATAAGTCCCAATTCGTTCAAAAACTTTAACTTGTCGAGGCCCTCAACGATCCGTAGCTCAGGGCAAAATTCTAATTCCAAGGACTTGAGGTTCTTTAAGTTTGACAAACCACGAAGACTTTGCAAATGATCACCATAAAGCACCAAGTGTTCCAACGATTCTGACATACCAACAAATTGAATATCGAGTATCTTATGGTTTTCCTTTAGCCCGAGATACTGCAACTTATTGAAGACTCTTGATtcaaggatcaatgaagattcATGAGAAGATTTCCCCCGTATCTCAACGTACATGAACCTTTTGAAGGACTCGCACCAATCGATATGCAAAAACTCCAACGATTCCAACACCCCAGCAATGTGGATTTCATCTAGTTTTGGGCAATTCCACATGGTGACGCGTTCCAGCATCTTCATGCCGGATAGAATGAATCTCTCGAGGGGTCCACCCTCATCAGTAACATAAAGTTCACTTAAATTTGGAAGCTGAAGCCCATTGAGTATAATCTCTTCCACTTGAGGGCGACGTAGcattaaatttgacaaattctttAAGTTGGAGGAGAGTAACGTGATTGGATTGAATTTCTCAAGTTCTAGCTTTAATAGAGAAGAGGGAACTTGTATGAAGGGTTGCAAGTTCAGGTTAGACAAATGGAGTTGGCTAAGGCGATGAAGGGAAGCCAACTCTATGGGAGCAGGGACATGGAGGAAACACAATCTCAACTGTTCCAGTTTGGATAATTTCCCGATCCACCTTGACTCACCGGTATGAATTATATCTTGTTTGCCATATTCAAAGCCGCCATATAGGTCCAACTCAACCAAATTAGTAAGGTTTGAGAGGTCTGGGACAACTTGCAATGACATAGAGAACACTTCCAAATGCGTTAAACTTATTGGGAGTGCCGGCAACTCTCTAATTTCATATAAATCTCTTAACACCAGTCTTTGCAGCTGCGAAAGTAAGCCAATTTCAGAAGGAAGTTGACCTTTCAAATTGGCATTACCCCGAGACGGTACACTTTCCTCAGTCGATCCTCCACTTGAAAGCTCCAACTCCCGTAATGATTTCCACTTAAATATGGAATCCGGTAGTTCTTTCATTTCATGACGCACCCTTAAAATGAAGCGCTCTAGATTCTGTAGGTCCCCGATTTCTTCAGGCAAACCAAGCAGATAACACTCATCAACCGTTAACTCTATCAAACACTCATCAACCGTTAACTCTATCAAATGCTTTAACTTCCCAATAGAGCTGTCAATTGTCTTTAAACCACGGCAATTCTGAAAAGTAAGCCGCTCTAAAGTTGAGCATCCCGATAAGTCTTGTGTTGTGGTTATGTGACGACACCAACTAAGTtcaagaactttcaattttcttgtcTCCTGTAAAAAAGTGAATGCATTATCCAATGGAGGAACAGTTCAAATGTTGCTTTCAAGGACATAATAGAAATAAGCATATGACGCACCTTTATTAGGCTCCCTAATTTCATATCGTCTAAACTGGCAATACTTGAAAATTGAAGGACAACGACATTCTTTAAGCACATATTGGTCAGCTCACTTTTTAAATCAAAAGCCCTCCTCCAGTCAATCCATCTTAATTTGGGAAAACAATCCATTAGATCGCCAACAAAGGTTCCTCCCCCAAGTTTAAGGAACCTTAGCTTTTCAAACCTTCCAATCTCTTCACTTTTGAATACTTGTTCATTCAACAAGTCTAGTTCCATTGCTTCAACGTTCTTCATCTGTAAATGAGAGCAAGAAACTAGTATTCAGCATTCTATGAAAAGTATTaaaaccaagaagaaaaaagagaatccATCAATTATCTCAATAAGTTTTCCaccttctttgtttttattgtaTCAAGGACTTCATCCTTAATCCATAACCTACTACGCTCTTCAGGATTCATCGGATTTTCGTTATGAACAATTCCCCTTCCGAGATCTCTTAACTGATCGTGCATCAAAAACTCATTGTGCTTTCCAATCTTTATCAAGGACTTGTTTTTTAGCACCTCAATTCCAAAAAGTGGGAAAAGTTTACAATCCTGCCACATGTAAATTGCATTCGTCTTTTCCTCACCAAtgaaaaagcatgcaatatctagaaaaatttgTTGTTGCTCAAAAGTCAATGCATCATAGCTAACTTTCAACACTTGGAAAACACCCTGTGGAGGTGCTTTGCGTAACTCgtccaatttttctttccatagttCTTGTGTCTTATTTTTCAGCAATGAACCAATTACTACAATAGTCAAAGGAAGTCTTCCGGTAGCAGatacaattttctttgaaataacACAGTCATCCTCTTGAGGAGAGTCACTATTAAATGCATGTCTACTGAAGAGCTGAAAAGCATGATCACTACTCATCACCTTCATTTCATATCTTAAAATTTCATACTTTGGTCCACTGATTTGCAAAACATCCTCATTTCTAGTAGTAATCAGTACTCTAGAACCTGAAAACAAAGCACATTTTCCAACTAATTTCTCCACTTGTTCGCTTTTATCAACATCATCCAGTACAATTAAGACCTTCTTATGGCGAAGTGTATCTTCGATCCTCTTCATTCCATCGTCAATTGCATCAATGTTTCTTGTTCCTGCGGCATTTCCTATTTCAGATAGTAACTTATTTTGTAATCCAACCAAGCCATCAGTTCTTGACGACTTTTCTCGAACATCTTCAAGAAAGCAGCAACACTTTCCAAAGTGGGTAGAAAGTTCATTGAACACGACCTTGGCGAGAGTTGTTTTACCGATACCCCCCATGCCATGAATTTGGATGAGCCGTCCACCTCCAGAGCCTACATCTAACAAATTGTTTACCGCTACCACTTGATCATCAATTCCAATTAAATGTTCGATCCACGTAGACTTTTGCTTTgtcttcaacttcttcacaACCTCTTCAACGACCAACAATGAGTTCCCTTGGCTGTCATGAAGGAAAACCATTTCAATAGGGGAAAATTgcagggaataaaaaaaaaattctaaatttcatATGGGATACAATTCCATCAGACTTCGACCGaatctcctttttattttgttcatttcctaGCAGTTGATGTTATTCAATTGCATCTACTTAATTGCACAATAATTGGATAACTAATGGGACATCAACAATCAAGatgtttcttctcaaattttgtaCTGAATGTAAGGATTTCTTAGTTATCACTTTTGATAACTTGACATTTGTAATTTGATGTGTTGTGCAAACCTTATGTGTACTTGATCTtgtaaaattccaaaataaCACCAAGCATGCATAAAAcaaacattttgacaagaatGATGGAATTGACCCTGAAGGATTtcagatttgatttttctagctAATTCTGtgtaaccataaaaaatatgaaTCTACATCACTTTCAAAGGCACGTTTCATTCACATTGCTAGGTGCCACGAGTTGCATTGTGTCATGACGAAAATTGACGATCCCAACATGTGATtagcaattttcaaattatgttAATCTTCTTTGTGCAAGATGAATGTACAACTATTTATGCATCGCGAACAATTTTAGTAGCTCTAGCATGATTCTTATGTTTTTGGATTCTCTTCTCCTACATTTAGTATGTTCCATCTTTCTATGAATTAATATTTTGCaaccaggaaaaagaaattagggaaaatAAAGATCTTAGAATGCAGCAAGCTCACCCGTTGTATTTCTTGACTTCCCACCCCTTTATTGCATCAACCTCCTTCAAAGCCTCTCTCCAAGAATCTACTTGTTCAGTGCTCAAGTTCTTCTCACGCTCCAAGTTGAGTATCGCATTGCGATACAATGGAGTTTTCAGCTTAACATCGTCGGGTTCCACATCAAAGAAAATAGGCAGGATCCCTTTATGCCAGCTGGACTTGGAAGCATTCTCCACAATCTGCGCGAGCTCGCGCAGACACCAGTGGCTTGAAGCATAGGTTCGagagaagatggggatgtaGATGCTAGAGTTGTTGATCACTCTCTGGAGTGCTCCATCAATTCTTTCACCAACAcgaagctcttcatcatctcgAAAGACATAGATGCCAGCATCGGTCAAGCTATGGTAGAGGCAGTCGGTAAATCCATCACGAGTGTCGGGTCCTCTAAAGCTCAGGAACACTTGATACTCACTTCCTGACGATGTTCCTGCCTCTGAACTCCCCATTTTAAACTTTAGCTTTAGcagctctctccctccctcgctCGTGGGTGAACAAGATAGGCCTTCGCCCTTGGCTGATTGAAGGTCTCAACCACAAACATATCGCGTAAATATATCATGAGTGAGGTTACCAATGATCagagaaaagcataaaaaatacTATCGCAGACTATTATATAAATTCAGTTAcagaataacaaaaaagaagcaCGTATGTAAATGACCGTATTATATTCAAACTCCGAATGATCCATATCATTTGTAAGTCAAATTTTTGGAAAGGTTGAGATTAGCCTGCAATCTTCTCATAAATCCACTTGTCTATTCTTGTTAAGAAGCTGATCAGGGAGACTTTGGTCCAATTATACAGGAGGGAACGCACAAAAATacaaattggtatatcagtccCGACGACCAGATCCGTCCTCGATCGTGGACACCGCACTCATTCTGAGCAAGGCTTTCATGAAACCGAACTCTTCAAGGCAAATCCAGAACAAGTCAGAAGAGAATCGTACCGTGTTCGTGGTCACTGCTGCCGGGAAAGGGCTTCGTGAAGATGAAGATCGATGGCTCCTGGTCCTGGCTAGCCGATTCGTCAGAGGGTTCGTTGCCGGAGTCGCTCGGGACGACCGGGGACGTTGATCGCTGGGTTTGAGAAGAAGATCGTGGCCTCCTCTGCTCTGCACTCGGAAAAACTAGCCCTCAAAGAAGTGTTTGTCGGTGGCTGTGCGACGAAAGGAAGCTCGAAGACTTTTAAGTCTTCCAAGTTCCAAGCGATCTGAGAGTGCCTTCAAGCTGTATGTACGGTGCATGGGCCCTCCGGTGTTTAATTTTAGACAattgaattttctcaaattgtTTCTTGTCGAGAACAAAAAAGTATTTGCGGCAAAATAATAGTtgctaaggaaaaaaaaaatgcctacgACACGGAATTGATCTTAAAGTACTATTCCTATAGCACCTAACCAAATCCACCTTCGTTAGGAGAGATAATTATCAAAAGagtaataaattttatcataca
Above is a window of Eucalyptus grandis isolate ANBG69807.140 chromosome 9, ASM1654582v1, whole genome shotgun sequence DNA encoding:
- the LOC104418380 gene encoding disease resistance protein RPV1 isoform X2; the encoded protein is MVFLHDSQGNSLLVVEEVVKKLKTKQKSTWIEHLIGIDDQVVAVNNLLDVGSGGGRLIQIHGMGGIGKTTLAKVVFNELSTHFGKCCCFLEDVREKSSRTDGLVGLQNKLLSEIGNAAGTRNIDAIDDGMKRIEDTLRHKKVLIVLDDVDKSEQVEKLVGKCALFSGSRVLITTRNEDVLQISGPKYEILRYEMKVMSSDHAFQLFSRHAFNSDSPQEDDCVISKKIVSATGRLPLTIVVIGSLLKNKTQELWKEKLDELRKAPPQGVFQVLKVSYDALTFEQQQIFLDIACFFIGEEKTNAIYMWQDCKLFPLFGIEVLKNKSLIKIGKHNEFLMHDQLRDLGRGIVHNENPMNPEERSRLWIKDEVLDTIKTKKMKNVEAMELDLLNEQVFKSEEIGRFEKLRFLKLGGGTFVGDLMDCFPKLRWIDWRRAFDLKSELTNMCLKNVVVLQFSSIASLDDMKLGSLIKETRKLKVLELSWCRHITTTQDLSGCSTLERLTFQNCRGLKTIDSSIGKLKHLIELTVDECLIELTVDECYLLGLPEEIGDLQNLERFILRVRHEMKELPDSIFKWKSLRELELSSGGSTEESVPSRGNANLKGQLPSEIGLLSQLQRLVLRDLYEIRELPALPISLTHLEVFSMSLQVVPDLSNLTNLVELDLYGGFEYGKQDIIHTGESRWIGKLSKLEQLRLCFLHVPAPIELASLHRLSQLHLSNLNLQPFIQVPSSLLKLELEKFNPITLLSSNLKNLSNLMLRRPQVEEIILNGLQLPNLSELYVTDEGGPLERFILSGMKMLERVTMWNCPKLDEIHIAGVLESLEFLHIDWCESFKRFMYVEIRGKSSHESSLILESRVFNKLQYLGLKENHKILDIQFVGMSESLEHLVLYGDHLQSLRGLSNLKNLKSLELEFCPELRIVEGLDKLKFLNELGLIRCRLLESQIDVLTSELPNDCNIYRFPKIPKDGEGLRITLVDVEFLPSTLFSHAESSAQEQMHVPGKTEELLAPFEEPQEPSSHGTCTCFGGLFCFKDH
- the LOC104418380 gene encoding disease resistance protein RPV1 isoform X3, which gives rise to MVFLHDSQGNSLLVVEEVVKKLKTKQKSTWIEHLIGIDDQVVAVNNLLDVGSGGGRLIQIHGMGGIGKTTLAKVVFNELSTHFGKCCCFLEDVREKSSRTDGLVGLQNKLLSEIGNAAGTRNIDAIDDGMKRIEDTLRHKKVLIVLDDVDKSEQVEKLVGKCALFSGSRVLITTRNEDVLQISGPKYEILRYEMKVMSSDHAFQLFSRHAFNSDSPQEDDCVISKKIVSATGRLPLTIVVIGSLLKNKTQELWKEKLDELRKAPPQGVFQVLKVSYDALTFEQQQIFLDIACFFIGEEKTNAIYMWQDCKLFPLFGIEVLKNKSLIKIGKHNEFLMHDQLRDLGRGIVHNENPMNPEERSRLWIKDEVLDTIKTKKMKNVEAMELDLLNEQVFKSEEIGRFEKLRFLKLGGGTFVGDLMDCFPKLRWIDWRRAFDLKSELTNMCLKNVVVLQFSSIASLDDMKLGSLIKETRKLKVLELSWCRHITTTQDLSGCSTLERLTFQNCRGLKTIDSSIGKLKHLIELTVDECLIELTVDECYLLGLPEEIGDLQNLERFILRVRHEMKELPDSIFKWKSLRELELSSGGSTKGQLPSEIGLLSQLQRLVLRDLYEIRELPALPISLTHLEVFSMSLQVVPDLSNLTNLVELDLYGGFEYGKQDIIHTGESRWIGKLSKLEQLRLCFLHVPAPIELASLHRLSQLHLSNLNLQPFIQVPSSLLKLELEKFNPITLLSSNLKNLSNLMLRRPQVEEIILNGLQLPNLSELYVTDEGGPLERFILSGMKMLERVTMWNCPKLDEIHIAGVLESLEFLHIDWCESFKRFMYVEIRGKSSHESSLILESRVFNKLQYLGLKENHKILDIQFVGMSESLEHLVLYGDHLQSLRGLSNLKNLKSLELEFCPELRIVEGLDKLKFLNELGLIRCRLLESQIDVLTSELPNDCNIYRFPKIPKDGEGLRITLVDVEFLPSTLFSHAESSAQEQMHVPGKTEELLAPFESPIRAQRCGVLAQVLNEVDGNVRSSSS
- the LOC104418380 gene encoding disease resistance protein RPV1 isoform X1, which codes for MVFLHDSQGNSLLVVEEVVKKLKTKQKSTWIEHLIGIDDQVVAVNNLLDVGSGGGRLIQIHGMGGIGKTTLAKVVFNELSTHFGKCCCFLEDVREKSSRTDGLVGLQNKLLSEIGNAAGTRNIDAIDDGMKRIEDTLRHKKVLIVLDDVDKSEQVEKLVGKCALFSGSRVLITTRNEDVLQISGPKYEILRYEMKVMSSDHAFQLFSRHAFNSDSPQEDDCVISKKIVSATGRLPLTIVVIGSLLKNKTQELWKEKLDELRKAPPQGVFQVLKVSYDALTFEQQQIFLDIACFFIGEEKTNAIYMWQDCKLFPLFGIEVLKNKSLIKIGKHNEFLMHDQLRDLGRGIVHNENPMNPEERSRLWIKDEVLDTIKTKKMKNVEAMELDLLNEQVFKSEEIGRFEKLRFLKLGGGTFVGDLMDCFPKLRWIDWRRAFDLKSELTNMCLKNVVVLQFSSIASLDDMKLGSLIKETRKLKVLELSWCRHITTTQDLSGCSTLERLTFQNCRGLKTIDSSIGKLKHLIELTVDECLIELTVDECYLLGLPEEIGDLQNLERFILRVRHEMKELPDSIFKWKSLRELELSSGGSTEESVPSRGNANLKGQLPSEIGLLSQLQRLVLRDLYEIRELPALPISLTHLEVFSMSLQVVPDLSNLTNLVELDLYGGFEYGKQDIIHTGESRWIGKLSKLEQLRLCFLHVPAPIELASLHRLSQLHLSNLNLQPFIQVPSSLLKLELEKFNPITLLSSNLKNLSNLMLRRPQVEEIILNGLQLPNLSELYVTDEGGPLERFILSGMKMLERVTMWNCPKLDEIHIAGVLESLEFLHIDWCESFKRFMYVEIRGKSSHESSLILESRVFNKLQYLGLKENHKILDIQFVGMSESLEHLVLYGDHLQSLRGLSNLKNLKSLELEFCPELRIVEGLDKLKFLNELGLIRCRLLESQIDVLTSELPNDCNIYRFPKIPKDGEGLRITLVDVEFLPSTLFSHAESSAQEQMHVPGKTEELLAPFESPIRAQRCGVLAQVLNEVDGNVRSSSS
- the LOC120288603 gene encoding TMV resistance protein N-like — encoded protein: MGSSEAGTSSGSEYQVFLSFRGPDTRDGFTDCLYHSLTDAGIYVFRDDEELRVGERIDGALQRVINNSSIYIPIFSRTYASSHWCLRELAQIVENASKSSWHKGILPIFFDVEPDDVKLKTPLYRNAILNLEREKNLSTEQVDSWREALKEVDAIKGWEVKKYNG